A segment of the Actinomyces sp. oral taxon 171 str. F0337 genome:
GCGTCGCCGAGATCAAGGGGCGCTCCCTGTGGGTCGAGGCACTGGAGCGGGCGGTGCGGGGCCTCCAGCGCGTCCCGGAGGCTCCGCGTGAGATCGAGGTCCAGGGTGTGCGCCTGTCCCTGAGGCCCGACGACGTACGTGAGGCGGCCTACCGGGCCCGTCGGGGCGGCAAGCCCCACAACCTGGCCCGTGAGGCCTTCGTGATCTGGCTCCTGGAGCGCCTGACCGACCAGTACGCGGGGGCCACCAACCAGGACGCCTCGGACGCCGACACCCGCGCCTGGATCCGTGAGGACATCCGTACCGCCCGCGACGCCCGTCGGGAGATCAACCTGTGCTGGATGCCGACGACGCCCCAGGGGCTGCTGGAGCGGTTGTGGAGCCGCCCCTCCCTCCTGGAGCAGGTGGCGCCCTCCTTGAGCGAGCAGGAGCGCGAGCTGCTGCGCCGTGCGCCGGGAGGCGGACTGACCGCGGCGGACATTCCCCTCATTGATGAGCTGGCCGAGCTGCTGGGCCCCAGTGAGGACGCCCAGGCCCGGCGCGCCCGGCTGGAGGCCCGCCGCCGCGAGGACCTGGTGGCCTACGCGGCCCAGGCGATCGAGTCCCAGGAGCTGGGTGACGGGATGGTCAGTGCCGAGATGCTGGCTGACCGGGTCTCCCAGAGCGGCCCCACTCTTACTCTGGCTGAGCGGGCCCGGGCGGATCGGACGTGGACCTACGGGCACGTCGTCGTCGATGAGGCCCAGGAGCTGGGCACCATGGCGTGGCGGGCGCTGGCGCGTCGCTGTCCGGTGCGCTCCTTCACGGTGGTGGGAGATCTGGCCCAGTACTCGGGCCCCCACGCCCCGGGCAGCTGGGGCGAGGTGCTGACCGCTCTGGGGACGGCATCGGCTGAGAAGACTGCGGGCCGCTCCCGCTCACAGTCCCGTCACCGGGCCCGTTCGCGCTCGCGGCAGGGCAGGCAGTCGGGGCGCTCGCGCGGAGGGTCGACCCCACTGCGAGAGGAGGCGCTCAGCGTCTGCTACCGTACGCCGGCCACGATCATGGAGGTGGCTGAGGAGACGGTGACGCATCTGGGCCACCCGCCGGTCTACCCGGTGCGCTCGGTGCGCGACCTGCCGGACTGCCTGGAGGTCACGGACCTGTCGCAGTCCCCTCAGGGTGCCCAGCCCGATGCCTGGGCGAGCGTCTTGCGCGAGATCGTCTCCCAGGAGTCGTCCCGTCTGGATAAGCAGGTGGGTGCCGGTGTCGGGCGCATCGCGGTCATCTCCTCCTCCCCCAGCCGTACTGAGGCGCTGCTGCGCGAGGCCCCGGACCTGGCCGCAGCGATGGAGGCGCCGGGAGGCGACGTGCTGCGCTCGCGGCTGCTGGTGGTCGATCCGGTGCTGTCCAAGGGGCTGGAGTTCGACGTCGTGGTGCTCGTGGACCCCGCTGAGGTCGGTGAGCGCAGCGCGGGGGATCTGTACGTAGCGATGACTCGCCCCACGCGCCGCCTGCGGGTGGTCAGCCGTCTGACTCTGCCCCGGGGCCTGGAGCCGCGTTCAGGCGACCGGTGAGCCGGATCGCACACGGCCGTCACCGCCGCCGACCACGCAGGTTACGCCACCGTAGGTTACGGTTGATCCTGACGTCTCGTCGTCGCACCGGGCAGCACCCGCGGCGGGCGAGGCCTTCCCGGTCCGAGGAAGGTTCACGGCAGACAAGGGGGAAGACCCATGAGTGCTTCACGCACGTCGGTAGCCGCGCTCACGCACGACGCCGCGTCGGCGGCCGGTTCGGACGCCTCTGGCGATGAGGCCCTTGAGGCCGTCTACCGGCAGGCCGGGGTGCCCTCCACGATCCCGGCGGTGAGCGAGCCCCTGTCCTGCATGCTGCGCGACGCCGCTCGGGACTTCCCGGACCGGGTGGCCCTGGACTTCCTGGGCGCCACCACCACGTACTCCCAGCTGGAGACTCAGGTGGCGCGGGCCGCGGAGGCCCTGCGGGGCCTGGGGGTCGGGCGTGGGGACGTCGTCGGGCTCATTCTTCCCAACTGTCCTCAGCACGTGGTCGTGGCCTATGCGGCCTGGCGCATCGGGGCGATCGTGGCCGAGCACAACCCGCTGGCGCCCGCCGCCCAGCTGCGCGAGCAGTTCCACATCCACCGCGGGCGCGTCATCATCGCCTGGGAGAAGACCCTCGAGCGCCTCGTGACGGCGGTGGGTTCCCTGGAGGCGGCCGGTCTGGGGGGCCTGAGCGTGTACTCGGTGGACCTGTCCCGTCATCTTCCGCTGCGCAGCCGCCTGGCCCTGAGGCTGCCGGTGGCCGCCGCCCGCACCCAACGTCGTGAGCTGCGCGGCAGGATCCCGGCCGGGGTGCGCTCCTGGGACGATCTGGCAGCCTCCGCCATCCCCTTGGCCACGGGCTTCCCGCTGCCGAGCGTCTCCGACACGGCTGCTCTGCTGTACACCGGTGGGACGACGGGCACACCCAAGGCCGTGTGCCTCACCCATGAGAACCTGCGCTCGAATGCCGAGATGTCCTTGGCCTGGGCGTCTCGCACCACGAGCACGGGAAAGGAGACCTTCTACGCGGTCCTGCCCTTCTTCCACGCCTTCGGCATGTCCCTGTCGCTGCTGTGCGCGGTGGGGCTGGCCGCCACCCAGGTGGTGCTGCCCAAGTTCGGGGCGGACCTGGTGCTGGCCGCCTGGAAGCGGCGCCCGGCCACCTTCTTCCCGGGGGTGCCGGTCATGTTCGACCGTCTGGTGACCCGGGCGCGGGCCACGGGGGCGACCCTGTCCTCCTGCAAGATCGCCGTGTGCGGGGCGGCCCCCAACCCGCTGGCGGTGGCCCAGGCCTGGGAGGAGGCCACCGGCGGCACCATCATTGAGGGCTACGGGATGACCGAGTCCTCCCCCATCATCCTGGGCAACCCGATCTCGCCGGCGCGTCGACCCGGGACCCTGGGAGTGCCCTACCCCTCCACCCAGGTGCGCCTGGTGGACCCCGAGGACGTCGAGCGCGAGGTGGCCCCCGGGGAGGTCGGCGAGCTGCTGGCCCGCGGCCCCCAGGTCTTCACCGGCTACTGGGACAACCCCGAGGAGAGCGCCGAGGTTCTGCTGGACGGGGGCTGGCTGCGCACGGGTGACCTGGTGCGTCAGGAGGCGGACGGTTTCTACGTCATCGCCGACCGCCGCAAGGAGCTCATCATCTCCGGGGGCTTCAACATCTACCCCACGGAGGTGGAGGCAGCGGTCCGCTCGATGCCGCAGGTGGAGGACGTCGCCGTCGTCGGGCTGCCGGCAGAGGCCGGTAACGAGTCCGTCGTCGCCGCGATCCTGCCCAAGGAGGGCCAGACGGTCACCCTGGAGCAGGTGCGCGAGTGGGCGGCCAAGAACCTGTCCAACTACGCCCTGCCGCGACAGATCGCGATCCTGACCGAGATGCCCCGCTCCCAGATCGGCAAGGTGCTGCGGCGCGTGGTGCGAGATGAGCTCCTGGCGGCCCGGGAGGCGGCCTCCGGGGCGGCGACGGCGGCGGCCGTCTCCATCGTCGAGCACTTCCCCGGCAGGAGCGAGCGCAAGGACGGCGGTCAGCAGGAGGGCGGCCAGGACGGCAGGACCGGCCCCCAGGACAACGCGGCCTCCCGATGAAGGCCCGCCCTCAGATCGCAGCCGCTCCAGATCACCCGACTGCTCCCACCCACAGCCCGATTCAACTCCACAGACATGAGTGACAGCACGATCAACGCCGGAGCCTCGCCGCAGCAGGCCACCCAGGACCACCGCCACTACCTGCGCCCGCACTACCAGCCCGGTATCCCCGCGGCGATCGAGATTCCCGACGCGCCGTTGAGCGAGCTGCTGGAGACGGCGGCGCGCTTCTACCCCGACCGGGTCGCCATCGACTTCCTGGGTGCGGCAATGACCTACAGAGATCTGCTGGAGGCCTCGGAGCGCGCGGCGCAGGTACTGCGGACCTCGGGGGTGCACAAGGGCGACCGGGTGGCTCTCATCATGCCGAACTGTCCGCAGCATGCCGTCGCCCTCTACGGGGCGCTGCGCATCGGCGCGGTCGTGGCTGAGCACAACCCGCTGGCGCCCGCCGAGGAGATCCGCTCCCAGCTGGATGCGCACCGGGCCCGCGTCGTCATCGTGTGGGAGAAGGGCATCGATCTCGTCACGGATGCGGCCGCTGGTTCGCGCGCCGGCGACGTGCTCCAGGGGCGCACGGTCTTCAGCGTGGACCTGTCGGCAGCGATGCCGGTGCGCCTTCGAGCCGCGCTGCGTCTCCCGGTGGAGCGGGCCCGCCGGCAGCGGGCATCCTTCCGGACCCAGAGCCTGCCGGCAGGGGTGCGCTCCTGGGACAAGGAGGTGGCCGGCGCTCACCGGATCCCCTCACGCTTCCCCTACCCGGGAGGCTCCGACGTCGCGGTCCTGCTGCACACCGGTGGGACGACCGGCACCCCCAAGGCGGCGATGCTCACGCACACCAATCTGCGGGCCAACGCCAACCAGGCCATCGCCTGGGTGCCGATGCTGCACGAGGGCGGGGAGAACTTCCTGTGCCTACTGCCCTTCTTCCACGCCTTCGGGCTGACCTTCAACCTCTTCTGCGCGGTACAGAAGGCCGCCACCCAGGTGATGCTGCCGAAGTTCTCGGTGGATCAGGTCCTCGCTGCGCACGAGCGGCGCCCCTTCACCTTCTTCGTCGGTGTGCCAGTCATGTTCGAGCGGATCCTCGACGGCGCCCAGAAGCGGGGCACGAGCCTTGACACCCTGCGCTACGGGGTGTGCGGGGCGGCCCCGATGCCTCCGGAGGTCGGGGTCCGCTGGGAGAGGGCGACCGGCGGCTTCTTCGTCGAGGGCTACGGCATGACTGAGACGAGTCCGATCGTCGCGGGCACGCCCATGGGGCCCTCGCGCCGACTGGGCGCACTGGGCCTGCCCTTCCCGTCCACGGACGTGCGCGTCGTCGACCCCGAGGAGCCGGACCCCGACCGGGAGGTGCCCGACGGCGAGCCGGGCGAGCTGCTGGTGCGCGGCCCCCAGGTCTTCGCCGGCTACTGGGAGGACGAGGCGGCCACGCGGGCCGCGATCCTGGCGGGCGGATGGCTGCGCACGGGCGACATCGTGCGTCGCCAGGACTCCTTCCTGTGGATGGCCGACCGCAAGCGCGAGCTGATCCTCACCGGCGGCTTCAACGTCTACCCCAGTCAGGTGGAGGCGGCGATCCGTTCGATGCAGGGCGTGGCCGACGTCGCGGTGGTGGGGCTCCCTGACGGCGCTATGGGCGAGCTCGTGTGCGCCGCCGCCGTTCTCACCGAGGGGACCGCGCCGGACTCCGTGACCCTGGAGGCGGTGCGGGAGCACGCCGAGCGGACGGTCCCGCGTTACGCGCTGCCGCACCGCCTGGAGGTCATTGAGGAGATGCCGCGCTCCCAGATCGGCAAGATCCTGCGCCGCGTCGTGCGCGAGCGAGTGCTCGAAAGGACCGCGGGAGAGGACTGATCGGCCGAGATAGCGGTCGCCTCTGAGCCCGCTCCGATGCTTACGGGGTCAGTGCCCGCTCCCAGGGCTCGACGTCGCCGGGGACGACCCGGAAGATCGGGTGCGCCTCAAGCCGCTCGGGCAGGGGCAGGAGCTCGGGGGCACGCCCGGCCAGCTTGGCCTGAAGGTGTCTGCGCTCCAGGTCCATCTGCCCCTCGGTGACCGTCAGGCTGACGCCGGTGCACTCCGGCTCGGGCAGGTCGATGCGGGTGGCGTCGAAGCGGTAGCCGCGCTGGACGGCCTCCTCTCGCAGCCCCCACAGGTAGGCGCCCACCGCCACCGCGGGAGCGACCGGATCGGGGGCGGCTCGGAAGCGTTCGAGCTGGGGGTGGTTGCAGTAGCCGCGCGTGCGACCGGCCAGGACCGCCTGAGCCAGGAGCGACTCGCGCCAGCAGGCCACCAGGCCCGCACGGTCCAAGTGGCTCGGGTGCAGCGACCACATGCGCATGGTGTCGGTGCCCTACCGGTTCTCAGAGCAGCCCGGAGGCGGCCAGGACCTCGCGCAGGGCGGCGACCTCATCCTCCTCGGCGCGCACCAGGGGCAGGCGCAGGGCAGGGCTGGGCAGGCGTCCCTGGAGGTGGAGGGCCTCCTTGGCCATGACGGCCCCCTGCCCGCCACCCATGATGGCGTGCACGAGGGGACGCAGGCTCCGGGCGAGGGTGCGGGCGCTGGCCAGGTCTCCGGCGTCGACGGCGCCGATCATCTGGCGCCAGGAGTGGGCGTCGGCGTGGGCGGCCACGGAGATGACGCCGGAGGCGCCGTGGGTGAGCCAGGCGAAGTTGAGTCCGTCGTCGCCGGAGTAGTACTCCAGGCCGGTGGACTCC
Coding sequences within it:
- a CDS encoding pyrimidine dimer DNA glycosylase/endonuclease V, with translation MRMWSLHPSHLDRAGLVACWRESLLAQAVLAGRTRGYCNHPQLERFRAAPDPVAPAVAVGAYLWGLREEAVQRGYRFDATRIDLPEPECTGVSLTVTEGQMDLERRHLQAKLAGRAPELLPLPERLEAHPIFRVVPGDVEPWERALTP
- a CDS encoding AMP-binding protein, with amino-acid sequence MSASRTSVAALTHDAASAAGSDASGDEALEAVYRQAGVPSTIPAVSEPLSCMLRDAARDFPDRVALDFLGATTTYSQLETQVARAAEALRGLGVGRGDVVGLILPNCPQHVVVAYAAWRIGAIVAEHNPLAPAAQLREQFHIHRGRVIIAWEKTLERLVTAVGSLEAAGLGGLSVYSVDLSRHLPLRSRLALRLPVAAARTQRRELRGRIPAGVRSWDDLAASAIPLATGFPLPSVSDTAALLYTGGTTGTPKAVCLTHENLRSNAEMSLAWASRTTSTGKETFYAVLPFFHAFGMSLSLLCAVGLAATQVVLPKFGADLVLAAWKRRPATFFPGVPVMFDRLVTRARATGATLSSCKIAVCGAAPNPLAVAQAWEEATGGTIIEGYGMTESSPIILGNPISPARRPGTLGVPYPSTQVRLVDPEDVEREVAPGEVGELLARGPQVFTGYWDNPEESAEVLLDGGWLRTGDLVRQEADGFYVIADRRKELIISGGFNIYPTEVEAAVRSMPQVEDVAVVGLPAEAGNESVVAAILPKEGQTVTLEQVREWAAKNLSNYALPRQIAILTEMPRSQIGKVLRRVVRDELLAAREAASGAATAAAVSIVEHFPGRSERKDGGQQEGGQDGRTGPQDNAASR
- a CDS encoding HelD family protein, which encodes MRGLVSQTIPSRPPHSQQEASQRAEEDAGSVREREMRGEQVVVDLAYSELDRQLAQARHSLARTEAQGVSGTHQSRGERDAYAVHYSSLVSSLEGVEDRLVFGRMDMSTSPDDASDSGASGRAPAAVSGSGRGVGGSSPVTDGGRRHYVGRIGLQDAQHREVILDWRAPLARAFYQATASEPMGLVRRRHIDTRARQVLGVEDEVLDLAALEAGQVPSGSSGTSVATGDLQGEGALIAAMSSARDGRMGDIVATIQAEQDRVVTSSGRGVLVVQGGPGTGKTAVALHRVAYLFYSERERLERSGVLLVGPSRTFLRYVEQVLPSLGETGVVSTTIGDLVPGVRATAQEDARVAEIKGRSLWVEALERAVRGLQRVPEAPREIEVQGVRLSLRPDDVREAAYRARRGGKPHNLAREAFVIWLLERLTDQYAGATNQDASDADTRAWIREDIRTARDARREINLCWMPTTPQGLLERLWSRPSLLEQVAPSLSEQERELLRRAPGGGLTAADIPLIDELAELLGPSEDAQARRARLEARRREDLVAYAAQAIESQELGDGMVSAEMLADRVSQSGPTLTLAERARADRTWTYGHVVVDEAQELGTMAWRALARRCPVRSFTVVGDLAQYSGPHAPGSWGEVLTALGTASAEKTAGRSRSQSRHRARSRSRQGRQSGRSRGGSTPLREEALSVCYRTPATIMEVAEETVTHLGHPPVYPVRSVRDLPDCLEVTDLSQSPQGAQPDAWASVLREIVSQESSRLDKQVGAGVGRIAVISSSPSRTEALLREAPDLAAAMEAPGGDVLRSRLLVVDPVLSKGLEFDVVVLVDPAEVGERSAGDLYVAMTRPTRRLRVVSRLTLPRGLEPRSGDR
- a CDS encoding AMP-binding protein; the encoded protein is MSDSTINAGASPQQATQDHRHYLRPHYQPGIPAAIEIPDAPLSELLETAARFYPDRVAIDFLGAAMTYRDLLEASERAAQVLRTSGVHKGDRVALIMPNCPQHAVALYGALRIGAVVAEHNPLAPAEEIRSQLDAHRARVVIVWEKGIDLVTDAAAGSRAGDVLQGRTVFSVDLSAAMPVRLRAALRLPVERARRQRASFRTQSLPAGVRSWDKEVAGAHRIPSRFPYPGGSDVAVLLHTGGTTGTPKAAMLTHTNLRANANQAIAWVPMLHEGGENFLCLLPFFHAFGLTFNLFCAVQKAATQVMLPKFSVDQVLAAHERRPFTFFVGVPVMFERILDGAQKRGTSLDTLRYGVCGAAPMPPEVGVRWERATGGFFVEGYGMTETSPIVAGTPMGPSRRLGALGLPFPSTDVRVVDPEEPDPDREVPDGEPGELLVRGPQVFAGYWEDEAATRAAILAGGWLRTGDIVRRQDSFLWMADRKRELILTGGFNVYPSQVEAAIRSMQGVADVAVVGLPDGAMGELVCAAAVLTEGTAPDSVTLEAVREHAERTVPRYALPHRLEVIEEMPRSQIGKILRRVVRERVLERTAGED